One segment of Halomonas sp. TD01 DNA contains the following:
- the gcvP gene encoding aminomethyl-transferring glycine dehydrogenase — MPFETRRLAELADHDAFIKRHNGPSPADVDTMLKALNMQRMEELIEQTVPSDIRLGRELALDDPRSEAEALDYLSQLARQNRVAKSYIGQGYYGTHMPAVIQRNVLENPGWYTAYTPYQPEISQGRLEGLLNFQQVIMDLTGMELANASLLDEATAAAEAMALCKRSNKKSKSTAFFVADDLFPQTLDVIKTRAEFFGFQLITGPAETLAEHDVFGALVQYPSASGNITDISSLLSAAKERGIMTCVATDLLSLVLLKEPGAMGADIVVGNSQRFGVPMGFGGPHAAFFATSDKLKRSIPGRIIGVSKDSRGNTALRMAMQTREQHIRREKATSNICTAQALLANIAGFYATYHGAEGLRKIAGRVHRLTTLLAEGLKQGGVTLANDSWFDTLRLTQVDAGKIHGRAMTHDINLHYFANGDVGISLDETTTAHDVATLFDVLLGDEHGLSVATLDGQVISDELSGIPPMYRRESSFLEHPTFTRYRSETEMLRYLKRLENKDLSLAHAMIPLGSCTMKLNATSEMIPISWPAFAHLHPFAPRDQVAGYHQMIDELAAFLVEVTGYDHISMQPNSGAQGEYAGLLAIRRYQAAQGEAHRDVCLIPSSAHGTNPASAAMLSMDVVVVECDANGNIDLDDLTRKAEQHSDRLSAVMITYPSTHGVFESHVRKVCEVVHQHGGQVYVDGANMNAQVGLTRPGDFGGDVSHLNLHKTFCIPHGGGGPGMGPIGVKAHLAPFVSNHVVTPINGVNPENGAVSAAAFGSASILPISWAYIKMMGARGLREATELAILNANYIAKRLESAYPILYRGKNGNVAHECIIDIRPLKSASGISEEDIAKRLMDYGFHAPTMSFPVPGTLMIEPTESESLYEIDRFCDAMIAIRDEIARVEEGEWPLDNNPLVNAPHTQADLMDNEWQRPYDRKLGAFPTEAVAASKYWPAVNRVDNVFGDRQLICSCPSIDEYRR, encoded by the coding sequence ATGCCATTTGAAACACGCCGTTTGGCCGAATTGGCCGACCACGATGCTTTTATCAAACGCCACAATGGGCCTAGCCCCGCTGATGTCGACACCATGTTAAAAGCGCTCAACATGCAGCGCATGGAAGAACTTATTGAGCAAACCGTGCCAAGCGATATCCGCCTTGGCCGCGAGTTAGCCCTGGACGACCCACGCAGCGAAGCAGAAGCGCTAGACTACCTAAGCCAGCTGGCGCGCCAAAATCGAGTGGCTAAAAGCTACATCGGCCAAGGTTACTACGGCACCCACATGCCGGCGGTAATACAGCGTAATGTGCTGGAAAACCCGGGCTGGTACACCGCTTATACGCCTTATCAACCTGAAATCTCTCAAGGCCGCTTAGAGGGCTTGCTTAACTTTCAGCAGGTCATTATGGATTTAACCGGCATGGAGCTTGCCAATGCTTCACTGCTGGACGAAGCGACCGCCGCTGCGGAAGCGATGGCGCTATGCAAGCGCAGTAACAAGAAAAGTAAGTCAACGGCTTTCTTTGTTGCTGATGATCTATTTCCGCAAACGTTAGACGTTATTAAAACTCGCGCGGAGTTTTTTGGCTTTCAGCTAATCACTGGCCCCGCAGAAACGCTGGCAGAGCACGATGTGTTTGGTGCCCTGGTGCAATACCCTTCCGCCAGTGGCAACATCACTGACATCTCCTCTCTACTAAGCGCTGCCAAAGAGCGCGGCATCATGACTTGCGTCGCCACGGATCTATTGAGCCTAGTGCTACTGAAAGAGCCAGGGGCAATGGGCGCAGACATCGTCGTCGGAAACTCCCAGCGTTTTGGCGTCCCCATGGGCTTTGGTGGCCCACACGCGGCCTTCTTTGCCACATCCGACAAACTGAAACGCTCAATTCCTGGCCGCATTATTGGTGTATCCAAAGATAGCCGCGGTAACACTGCATTGCGCATGGCTATGCAAACCCGCGAGCAGCATATCCGCCGCGAGAAAGCGACCTCCAATATTTGTACTGCTCAGGCACTACTAGCCAATATTGCTGGCTTCTACGCCACCTACCATGGTGCAGAAGGTCTTCGCAAAATTGCAGGCCGCGTGCATCGCCTCACTACTTTGTTAGCGGAAGGCCTTAAGCAAGGTGGGGTCACGTTAGCGAACGACAGCTGGTTTGATACACTCCGCCTGACCCAAGTAGATGCGGGTAAAATTCATGGCCGCGCCATGACGCATGATATCAACCTTCATTACTTCGCCAATGGCGATGTGGGCATTAGCCTGGATGAAACGACAACGGCTCACGACGTCGCGACGCTGTTTGATGTGCTGTTAGGCGATGAGCACGGCTTGTCCGTCGCAACGCTTGATGGACAGGTCATTAGTGACGAACTCAGCGGCATTCCGCCGATGTATCGGCGTGAAAGCAGCTTTTTGGAACACCCCACGTTTACCCGTTATCGCAGCGAAACAGAGATGCTGCGTTACTTGAAACGCCTAGAGAACAAGGACCTTTCCTTGGCTCATGCCATGATCCCGTTGGGTTCGTGCACCATGAAGCTAAACGCTACTAGTGAAATGATTCCGATCTCCTGGCCTGCGTTTGCGCACCTCCACCCATTCGCCCCTCGCGATCAAGTGGCCGGCTATCATCAAATGATTGATGAGCTAGCCGCCTTCTTAGTGGAAGTGACGGGTTACGATCATATTTCCATGCAGCCCAACTCCGGTGCCCAAGGTGAATACGCGGGCCTGCTTGCCATTCGTCGTTATCAGGCAGCACAAGGGGAAGCACATCGCGACGTGTGCTTGATCCCTAGCTCTGCCCACGGTACTAACCCAGCATCTGCAGCCATGCTTAGCATGGACGTCGTGGTTGTTGAGTGTGACGCCAACGGCAACATTGACTTGGATGACCTAACGCGCAAAGCCGAGCAGCACAGTGATCGCCTCTCCGCAGTAATGATCACCTATCCCTCTACCCACGGTGTATTTGAATCCCATGTTCGCAAGGTTTGCGAGGTAGTACATCAGCATGGCGGCCAAGTGTATGTGGATGGAGCCAACATGAATGCTCAAGTGGGTTTGACGCGGCCCGGCGACTTCGGTGGTGATGTCTCGCACCTCAATCTGCACAAAACATTTTGTATACCCCACGGTGGTGGCGGCCCGGGGATGGGGCCCATTGGTGTTAAAGCCCACCTTGCCCCCTTCGTTTCCAATCACGTGGTTACGCCTATTAATGGTGTCAACCCAGAAAACGGTGCTGTCTCCGCCGCTGCATTTGGTAGCGCGTCAATTCTGCCCATCTCTTGGGCTTACATTAAGATGATGGGGGCACGTGGGCTTCGAGAAGCCACCGAACTAGCTATTCTTAATGCTAACTATATCGCCAAGCGATTAGAGAGTGCTTATCCTATTCTGTACCGTGGCAAAAACGGCAATGTTGCCCACGAATGCATCATTGATATTCGCCCGCTCAAGAGTGCTTCCGGTATCAGTGAAGAAGATATTGCTAAGCGCCTGATGGACTACGGCTTCCATGCGCCGACTATGTCGTTCCCTGTGCCAGGCACATTAATGATCGAGCCCACAGAATCTGAGTCGCTCTACGAAATTGACCGATTCTGCGATGCCATGATCGCGATTCGAGATGAAATTGCACGCGTTGAAGAGGGTGAATGGCCGCTGGATAACAACCCGTTGGTAAATGCTCCTCATACACAAGCGGACTTGATGGATAACGAGTGGCAACGTCCTTATGACCGCAAGCTGGGCGCCTTCCCAACAGAAGCTGTTGCTGCGTCGAAGTATTGGCCTGCGGTTAACCGTGTTGATAACGTATTCGGTGATCGGCAGCTCATCTGCTCTTGCCCTAGCATTGATGAATATCGCCGCTAA
- the ppnN gene encoding nucleotide 5'-monophosphate nucleosidase PpnN: MTQLPMPRATISSIISPEGSLEVLSQHEVNRLKSTSKSGLHDLLRRCALAVLNCGSPTDDSLAIMEAYKDFDIEVLQQDRGIRLKLTNAPAEAFVDGRMIRGIREHLSSVLRDIVYVYNEIQHHKRFDLTTGEGTTNAVFHILRKAGTLKPGRDPSLVVCWGGHSISREEYEYTKDVGYHLGLRDLDICTGCGPGAMKGPMKGANVAHAKQRRKDGRYLGISEPGIIAAEAPNPIVNELVVMPDIEKRLEAFVRLGHGIIVFPGGVGTAEEILYLLGILLHPSNHDIPFPLVFTGPANSAEYFQKIDEFLVYTLGEDIRRYYTIITGNPVAVARKMREEIDEIADFRRKHQDAFYYNWRLTIARDFQAPFEPTHEAMRGLALHRQQPTHELAANLRRAFSGIVAGNVKEPGIRAIEAHGPFELTAEPELMQRLDELLTSFVAQGRMKLDGQAYTPCYVLR; encoded by the coding sequence ATGACGCAACTCCCAATGCCGCGCGCAACCATTTCCAGCATTATCTCCCCGGAAGGGAGCCTCGAAGTGCTTTCTCAGCATGAGGTCAACCGCCTAAAAAGCACCTCTAAAAGCGGCTTGCATGACTTGCTACGCCGCTGTGCACTCGCGGTGCTTAACTGCGGCAGCCCAACGGATGATAGTTTGGCCATCATGGAAGCCTATAAAGACTTTGATATTGAAGTCTTACAGCAAGACCGAGGCATCCGTCTTAAGTTAACCAATGCCCCCGCTGAAGCCTTTGTTGACGGACGTATGATTCGCGGCATACGTGAACACTTGTCGTCGGTCCTTCGTGATATTGTTTATGTTTACAACGAAATCCAGCACCACAAACGGTTTGACCTAACCACCGGTGAAGGCACAACTAACGCGGTGTTTCATATCCTGCGCAAAGCAGGCACGCTGAAGCCTGGACGTGATCCAAGCTTGGTGGTGTGCTGGGGTGGCCACTCAATTTCCAGGGAAGAGTACGAATACACCAAGGATGTTGGTTATCACCTTGGCCTGCGAGATCTAGACATCTGCACGGGCTGTGGCCCCGGCGCCATGAAAGGCCCCATGAAAGGGGCTAACGTCGCTCACGCAAAACAGCGCCGTAAAGATGGCCGCTATTTGGGCATCTCTGAGCCAGGTATCATTGCCGCCGAAGCGCCCAACCCTATCGTTAACGAACTGGTTGTGATGCCAGATATCGAAAAGCGCTTGGAAGCATTCGTGCGCTTAGGGCACGGTATTATTGTTTTCCCGGGTGGTGTGGGTACTGCAGAAGAAATTCTTTACCTACTGGGAATTCTGCTTCACCCAAGCAATCACGATATCCCCTTCCCACTTGTGTTTACCGGCCCTGCCAATTCCGCTGAGTATTTCCAGAAAATTGATGAGTTCTTGGTTTATACACTGGGCGAGGATATCCGCCGCTACTACACTATTATTACCGGCAACCCCGTGGCCGTCGCACGCAAAATGCGTGAAGAAATTGACGAGATCGCGGACTTCCGTCGCAAACATCAGGACGCTTTCTACTACAACTGGCGTCTTACCATTGCGCGTGACTTTCAGGCGCCCTTCGAGCCCACTCACGAAGCTATGCGCGGTCTAGCGCTTCACCGTCAGCAGCCTACCCATGAACTAGCGGCCAACTTGCGTCGCGCCTTTTCTGGCATTGTGGCTGGCAACGTTAAAGAGCCGGGTATTCGAGCGATTGAAGCCCATGGCCCTTTTGAGTTAACCGCTGAACCAGAACTCATGCAGCGCCTAGACGAGCTATTAACCTCATTTGTCGCCCAAGGACGCATGAAGCTTGATGGGCAGGCTTATACACCCTGCTATGTTCTTAGGTAG
- the gcvT gene encoding glycine cleavage system aminomethyltransferase GcvT → MTDLKQTPLHELHLSLGAKMVPFAGYDMPVQYPLGVKKEHEHTRQQCGLFDVSHMGQIAVSGDNVAEALESLIPADLVGLSKGEQRYGLLTGTDGGIIDDLMAVNAGDHFYLVVNAACKEQDIAHLRTNLGATHHIEVLDRGLLALQGPQARDVMKRLCPDACELTFMQHGRFTMSGQEVWISRSGYTGEDGFEISVASETCQTFAEQLLAEPEVEAIGLGARDSLRLEAGLCLYGHDMDMTTTPVEAGLIWAIGKPRRHGGERPAGFPGADLILHQVAAKDHARKRVGLVAEGRAPVREGALLVDAKGNEIGVVTSGGFGPSVGKPIAMGYVGREWEAPETTVYALVRGKQLPMAVTATPFVKPGYYRG, encoded by the coding sequence ATGACCGACCTTAAACAGACGCCACTCCATGAATTGCATCTTTCGCTAGGGGCCAAAATGGTTCCCTTTGCGGGTTATGACATGCCGGTGCAATACCCATTGGGTGTCAAAAAAGAGCATGAGCATACGCGTCAGCAATGTGGGCTGTTTGATGTTTCTCACATGGGCCAAATAGCGGTGTCGGGCGACAATGTTGCCGAGGCGCTTGAGTCCCTAATCCCAGCCGACCTGGTGGGGTTAAGCAAAGGTGAGCAGCGCTATGGGCTCTTAACCGGAACTGATGGCGGTATTATCGATGATCTAATGGCCGTCAATGCAGGTGATCACTTTTATCTAGTCGTTAATGCCGCCTGCAAAGAGCAGGATATTGCTCATCTACGCACTAATCTTGGTGCTACTCATCACATTGAGGTGCTTGATCGTGGCTTGCTGGCGCTGCAGGGGCCCCAAGCTAGGGATGTCATGAAGCGATTGTGTCCAGATGCGTGTGAGCTAACGTTTATGCAGCATGGCCGCTTCACAATGTCTGGTCAGGAAGTATGGATTAGTCGTAGCGGTTATACGGGTGAAGATGGCTTTGAAATATCAGTGGCCTCTGAGACCTGCCAGACATTTGCAGAGCAACTGCTAGCAGAACCCGAAGTCGAAGCGATTGGCTTGGGTGCACGCGACTCGCTTCGTTTAGAAGCAGGGCTGTGTTTGTATGGGCACGATATGGATATGACGACGACGCCTGTAGAAGCTGGTCTTATTTGGGCGATTGGTAAGCCTCGCCGACATGGCGGTGAGCGTCCAGCAGGTTTCCCTGGCGCGGATCTTATTCTGCACCAAGTGGCCGCGAAAGATCATGCGCGTAAGCGGGTAGGGTTAGTGGCAGAAGGGCGTGCACCAGTAAGAGAGGGAGCGCTTTTAGTTGATGCAAAAGGCAATGAAATCGGTGTTGTAACTTCCGGTGGCTTTGGGCCTAGTGTGGGTAAGCCAATTGCCATGGGGTACGTGGGGCGTGAATGGGAAGCGCCAGAGACCACCGTTTATGCGTTGGTGAGAGGTAAACAGTTACCGATGGCTGTGACAGCTACTCCATTTGTGAAACCAGGCTATTATCGCGGTTAA
- a CDS encoding LysR family transcriptional regulator, with protein sequence MTVKQLRAFLAVAQTLSFTQACERLHLSQPALSLAIKGLEDSLGGKLLIRSTRSVRLTPEGESLLPLAKHLLAQWDNTEERLRQRFTLQLGRLSVAAMPSFACNLLPSALVTFRRQYPKINITVHDVINEEVIDMVRSRQVEIGIAFSPEGTGSLTFTPLFEDQFIAVVPPQSDLAQASTLSWATLLQQDFITLQRPSMVRRLLEQELAKQHIELPVAFESHQLSTVGRMVADGLGASAVPSMCIQQMHQLGARCVPLTAPSIACRVGILTHQELSVAAQALRKVLIESINTPTLTT encoded by the coding sequence ATGACCGTCAAGCAACTTCGTGCCTTTCTTGCAGTAGCTCAAACCCTGAGCTTTACACAAGCCTGTGAACGCTTGCACCTGTCTCAACCAGCACTCAGTTTGGCCATTAAGGGGCTTGAAGATTCGCTAGGGGGGAAACTGTTGATACGCAGTACCCGTAGCGTACGGCTCACACCAGAGGGTGAGTCCCTTCTCCCACTAGCAAAGCATTTGCTTGCCCAATGGGATAATACCGAAGAGCGGCTGCGCCAGCGCTTCACTCTCCAGCTGGGCCGTTTAAGCGTAGCAGCCATGCCCTCTTTTGCGTGTAATTTGCTGCCCAGCGCGCTGGTTACCTTTCGTCGGCAATACCCTAAAATTAATATTACTGTCCACGATGTAATCAATGAAGAAGTCATCGACATGGTCCGTTCGCGCCAAGTGGAGATCGGCATTGCCTTTTCGCCTGAAGGAACCGGCAGCTTAACGTTTACGCCACTTTTTGAAGACCAATTCATCGCTGTTGTTCCACCTCAATCAGACTTGGCTCAGGCCAGCACACTGAGCTGGGCCACATTGTTACAACAGGATTTTATTACCTTACAGCGACCATCAATGGTACGCAGGCTGTTAGAACAAGAACTTGCCAAACAACACATTGAATTACCTGTTGCTTTTGAGAGCCATCAGCTCTCAACCGTTGGTAGAATGGTGGCAGATGGGTTAGGCGCAAGTGCCGTGCCTTCTATGTGTATTCAACAAATGCATCAACTCGGCGCTCGCTGCGTTCCCTTAACCGCGCCAAGCATTGCCTGCCGGGTCGGAATACTGACGCACCAAGAGTTATCGGTCGCTGCCCAGGCACTGCGTAAGGTGCTTATCGAAAGTATCAACACCCCCACCTTGACTACCTAA
- a CDS encoding LysR family transcriptional regulator, with protein MFNAQYFRTFITLVETGSFTRTARRLEMTQPGVSQHIRKLESYLDKPLIERKGRSFTLTESGRRAYDYALKLFAEHEQFRHGLDDDSLDSGECRIASPGSVGLMFYPFILGQQQMHPNLTVNYSFAFNHEIVNDLLEGRYDIGIVTEQVNHTELTCTVWHKEPLCLVVPADFAGSTLSDLMGIGFLNYYDGINHANALLRANYPDEFRSMTHFRHQGFTNEVSMVLDAVARGLGFTVVSRLVLETSPWQRQVKALALPQGINEVLYLLRRRDSVLPKRYEKLLDGFHHQRLQEKTPLVPE; from the coding sequence ATGTTTAATGCCCAGTATTTTCGGACGTTTATAACGTTAGTGGAAACGGGGAGTTTCACACGTACCGCGCGCCGTTTGGAGATGACGCAGCCGGGCGTCAGCCAGCATATTCGCAAGTTGGAAAGCTATTTAGATAAGCCGTTGATTGAAAGAAAAGGCAGAAGTTTTACGCTAACGGAGTCTGGGCGAAGGGCTTATGATTATGCGTTGAAGCTGTTTGCCGAACATGAACAGTTTCGCCATGGTTTAGATGACGATTCACTGGATAGCGGCGAGTGCCGGATTGCATCCCCTGGAAGTGTTGGGCTGATGTTTTATCCTTTCATTCTTGGCCAACAGCAGATGCATCCTAATCTAACTGTAAATTACAGTTTCGCTTTTAATCACGAAATCGTTAACGACCTGCTTGAAGGTCGCTATGATATTGGCATTGTGACTGAGCAGGTCAACCATACCGAACTTACCTGCACGGTATGGCACAAAGAGCCACTGTGTTTGGTAGTGCCTGCTGATTTTGCTGGTAGCACGCTATCCGACCTGATGGGTATTGGTTTTCTTAATTACTACGACGGTATCAATCACGCCAATGCACTGCTGCGCGCCAATTATCCAGACGAATTTCGTTCGATGACCCATTTTCGTCATCAGGGGTTTACTAACGAAGTAAGCATGGTGCTGGATGCGGTCGCTCGAGGCTTAGGTTTTACCGTTGTCTCACGCCTGGTGTTAGAAACGTCCCCCTGGCAACGCCAGGTAAAAGCGCTAGCATTACCCCAAGGGATTAATGAAGTGCTTTACCTGTTGCGCCGACGAGATTCGGTCTTACCGAAGCGGTATGAAAAGCTTTTGGATGGTTTTCATCACCAACGCTTGCAAGAAAAAACGCCCCTGGTGCCCGAATAA
- a CDS encoding alanine/glycine:cation symporter family protein: METLTSLLGAINGVVWGPIMLVLLLGVGIYLQIGLKLMPIRKLGVGFKLMWQGRAPKPSQAEADQASSDKADKDGEISPFDALMTALSATIGTGNIAGVATAIALGGPGAVFWMWITALVGMATKFAEAVLAVRYRETDSTGYHVGGPMFYIKNGLGKKWLWLGGLFSFFGAIAAFGIGNTVQSNSVADAMDSTFGVPHWLTGVIIMVLAGAVILGGIKRIAKVAGKLVPIMGIAYVIAGLLVLIVNASQIGEAFGLIFYYAFNPMAAAGGFAGAAVMAAIRFGVARGIFSNEAGLGSAPIAHAAAQTKNPVRQGLIAMLGTFIDTIIVCTITALVILTSTVWIDGEAGASLTALSFDAALPGFGNQIVAVALAVFAFTTILGWSFYGEKCCQFLFGTRSIMLYRVLFVLAIPLGAIAQLGFIWLMADTFNAMMAIPNLIALALLSPVVFKLTRDYFAGKDVLPGEALDHDK, from the coding sequence GTGGAAACATTAACTAGCCTCCTAGGGGCAATTAACGGGGTCGTTTGGGGCCCGATAATGTTGGTCCTATTGCTAGGTGTGGGGATTTACTTACAGATTGGCTTGAAACTGATGCCGATCAGAAAGCTCGGTGTGGGTTTCAAGCTAATGTGGCAAGGCCGCGCCCCTAAGCCCAGCCAAGCAGAAGCTGATCAGGCGTCATCTGACAAGGCTGACAAAGACGGTGAAATTTCACCTTTTGATGCACTAATGACGGCGCTTTCCGCCACGATTGGCACAGGTAACATTGCCGGTGTGGCAACGGCTATCGCGCTTGGTGGCCCAGGCGCTGTGTTCTGGATGTGGATCACTGCGTTAGTGGGGATGGCGACTAAATTTGCCGAAGCGGTTCTAGCTGTACGCTATCGTGAAACCGATAGCACCGGGTACCACGTGGGTGGCCCGATGTTCTATATAAAAAATGGCTTGGGTAAAAAATGGCTCTGGCTAGGCGGGTTGTTTTCATTCTTTGGTGCGATAGCGGCTTTTGGTATCGGTAATACCGTACAGTCCAACTCTGTGGCCGATGCCATGGACTCCACCTTTGGTGTGCCGCATTGGCTAACCGGTGTGATTATCATGGTGTTGGCGGGGGCTGTCATCCTGGGCGGTATTAAGCGCATTGCAAAAGTAGCGGGTAAGCTAGTGCCCATCATGGGTATTGCTTACGTGATTGCCGGGCTGCTGGTGCTGATCGTTAATGCAAGTCAAATTGGTGAAGCGTTTGGTTTGATTTTCTATTACGCCTTTAATCCGATGGCAGCGGCAGGTGGCTTTGCTGGTGCGGCAGTGATGGCAGCCATCCGCTTTGGTGTAGCACGGGGTATTTTCTCTAACGAAGCAGGTTTAGGTAGTGCGCCAATTGCCCACGCAGCAGCGCAGACCAAAAACCCTGTTCGCCAAGGCCTCATCGCCATGCTGGGCACCTTTATCGATACCATCATCGTTTGTACGATTACCGCGTTGGTTATTCTGACCTCCACGGTGTGGATTGATGGTGAGGCGGGCGCATCGCTGACAGCACTTTCGTTCGATGCCGCACTGCCCGGTTTCGGTAATCAGATAGTTGCAGTTGCCTTGGCTGTGTTTGCATTCACCACGATCCTTGGCTGGTCTTTCTACGGCGAAAAGTGCTGTCAGTTCCTGTTCGGTACACGTTCGATTATGCTGTACCGCGTGCTGTTCGTTCTGGCAATCCCGCTTGGTGCTATCGCGCAGCTTGGTTTTATTTGGCTGATGGCTGATACCTTTAACGCTATGATGGCCATTCCGAACTTGATCGCGCTGGCGCTGCTTTCGCCGGTGGTATTCAAACTCACCCGTGATTACTTTGCAGGCAAAGACGTACTGCCAGGTGAAGCGCTTGATCATGATAAGTAA
- a CDS encoding acyltransferase has translation MSTAKGVVSLLLLTLTTLFWGVPLILLTLLKVITPGRHQKQRILNGLCSVALNWIGANLWWMRRWIKPDVNISIPDSLSPHQWWLVISNHRSWTDIFILFMALHRRIPMPRFFLKHQLIWIPIVGLAFWALEFPFMRRFSREQIAKNPKLATIDRESTERVCQQARNAPIAIFNFVEGTRFTVAKREKQQSPFRHLLRPKAGGVSQVLSLLGDKLDGILDVTISYENPAPTFWGFLCGKEACITLNARQLAIPQWMNEANYHEEQQHKERFHAWINSLWQEKDALLAKQTNHD, from the coding sequence ATGTCTACTGCCAAAGGAGTCGTCAGTCTGTTATTGCTGACGCTAACGACGCTGTTTTGGGGCGTGCCGCTCATTTTGTTAACACTGTTAAAAGTCATCACCCCAGGGCGGCATCAAAAACAGAGGATTCTTAATGGCCTGTGCAGCGTTGCGCTCAATTGGATTGGCGCCAACCTATGGTGGATGCGCCGCTGGATAAAGCCTGACGTAAACATCAGTATTCCGGATTCACTCAGCCCACATCAATGGTGGTTGGTTATCTCTAATCACCGCAGCTGGACGGACATCTTCATCCTTTTTATGGCACTGCACCGCCGCATTCCAATGCCCAGATTCTTTTTGAAACATCAGTTAATTTGGATTCCTATCGTCGGACTGGCATTTTGGGCGTTAGAATTCCCCTTTATGCGACGCTTCAGTCGTGAACAAATTGCCAAAAATCCTAAACTCGCCACTATTGATCGTGAATCAACAGAGCGCGTTTGCCAACAAGCCAGAAATGCACCCATCGCAATATTTAATTTTGTCGAGGGAACACGATTTACTGTGGCAAAGCGGGAAAAGCAGCAAAGTCCGTTTCGGCATTTACTTAGACCCAAGGCTGGCGGTGTCTCACAGGTGCTTAGCCTGCTTGGCGACAAACTAGATGGCATTTTGGATGTAACCATCAGCTATGAGAATCCAGCGCCAACATTCTGGGGTTTTCTATGCGGAAAAGAAGCTTGCATCACGCTTAACGCAAGGCAGCTCGCTATTCCCCAATGGATGAACGAAGCCAACTATCACGAAGAACAGCAGCACAAGGAACGTTTCCACGCATGGATCAACTCACTCTGGCAGGAAAAAGACGCCTTGCTAGCCAAGCAAACCAACCACGACTAG
- a CDS encoding LysM peptidoglycan-binding domain-containing protein, protein MEVQRGDTLGQLANRASVPLERLERFNPGANAQRLNVGQRLLIPTQQERAPSGGPYRYQIRPGDTYSSIARHFGTTSGRIQSANPSTSPTALRVGQIVSVPLSSSSASSSTSNARTSQPASTPTPSASLPASARRWPWPLEDYRIVRRFGADSRGTLQPMLLATQAGAKAQAVAPGEVRFADGMRQLGDVVIIHHADNLQTVYALCERILVRVGQQVSTGDPLCDVGQSSATQRYDLLFDLRQGGKPIDPRQVLR, encoded by the coding sequence ATAGAGGTACAGCGCGGCGATACGCTGGGACAACTTGCGAACCGAGCAAGCGTTCCATTGGAACGTCTTGAACGCTTCAACCCTGGGGCAAATGCTCAACGCTTAAATGTTGGACAACGTTTGTTAATCCCTACCCAACAAGAGCGAGCGCCCTCTGGCGGACCATATCGCTACCAGATTCGGCCCGGCGATACCTACTCAAGTATCGCCCGCCACTTTGGCACCACATCAGGGCGTATACAGAGTGCCAATCCAAGCACGTCACCCACAGCGCTCAGAGTCGGCCAGATTGTCAGTGTACCGCTTAGCAGCAGCAGCGCCTCAAGCAGCACAAGCAATGCCCGTACCAGCCAGCCAGCATCAACGCCGACCCCGAGCGCTAGCCTACCTGCTTCTGCACGCCGCTGGCCTTGGCCCTTAGAGGACTATCGCATTGTGCGCCGCTTTGGTGCGGATAGCCGTGGTACGTTACAACCTATGCTACTGGCTACCCAGGCAGGTGCCAAAGCCCAAGCAGTGGCTCCAGGTGAAGTGCGTTTTGCTGATGGAATGCGTCAACTTGGAGATGTCGTCATTATTCATCATGCAGACAACTTGCAAACCGTCTATGCACTGTGCGAACGCATTTTAGTCCGTGTCGGCCAGCAAGTGAGTACCGGCGACCCACTGTGTGATGTCGGCCAAAGCAGTGCGACACAGCGCTACGACTTGCTTTTCGACCTGCGGCAAGGCGGAAAGCCTATCGACCCCCGGCAAGTATTAAGGTGA
- the gcvH gene encoding glycine cleavage system protein GcvH: MSNLPANLRYAESHEWVLDHQDGTVTIGITDHAQEALGDVVFVELPEVGQALNKGQEFGVIESVKAASDLYSPVNGEVIEVNEALEDSPETVNEAPYEGGWIMKVRLTDTALEGLLDADAYQATLSSDD, encoded by the coding sequence ATGAGCAATCTTCCTGCCAATCTCCGTTATGCCGAAAGCCACGAATGGGTACTTGACCACCAAGACGGTACCGTCACGATCGGCATTACTGATCATGCCCAAGAAGCGCTGGGCGACGTTGTTTTTGTTGAGCTGCCAGAAGTCGGTCAGGCACTCAATAAAGGCCAAGAGTTCGGCGTTATCGAATCTGTTAAGGCTGCTTCTGACCTTTACTCACCGGTTAACGGCGAAGTTATCGAAGTTAACGAGGCACTCGAAGATTCGCCTGAAACAGTTAACGAAGCGCCTTACGAAGGTGGTTGGATCATGAAAGTACGCCTAACCGATACAGCCCTTGAAGGCTTGTTAGACGCAGATGCTTACCAAGCAACACTTAGCTCAGACGATTAA